From Triticum urartu cultivar G1812 chromosome 2, Tu2.1, whole genome shotgun sequence, a single genomic window includes:
- the LOC125541583 gene encoding quinone-oxidoreductase QR2-like encodes MATKIYIVYYSTWGHVATLAEEIKKGADSVPGVEVSVWRVPETLPEDVLGKMHAAPGREDHPVITARQLAEADGILFGFPTRFGMMAAQMKAFFDSTGGLWQEQSLAGKPAGVFFATGTQGGGQETTALTAVTQLAHHGMLFVPVGYTHGAAMFAMDEVKGGSPYGAGTFASADGSRMPSDAELALAAHQGKYFAGIAKKLKAV; translated from the exons ATGGCGACCAAGATCTACATCGT GTACTATTCGACATGGGGACACGTCGCGACGCTTGCGGAGGAGATTAAGAAGGGCGCCGACTCCGTCCCCGGCGTTGAGGTCAGCGTCTGGCGGGTGCCGGAGACGCTGCCGGAGGATGTGCTGGGGAAGATGCACGCGGCGCCGGGGCGTGAGGATCACCCCGTCATAACGGCACGGCAGCTGGCTGAGGCCGACGGCATCCTGTTCGGCTTCCCGACGCGGTTCGGCATGATGGCCGCGCAGATGAAGGCCTTCTTTGACTCCACCGGCGGCCTCTGGCAGGAGCAGTCCCTTGCCGGCAAGCCCGCGGGCGTCTTCTTCGCCACGGGCACCCAGGGCGGCGGCCAGGAGACCACGGCTCTCACGGCCGTGACGCAGCTGGCGCACCACGGCATGCTGTTCGTGCCTGTCGGCTACACGCACGGCGCCGCCATGTTCGCCATGGACGAGGTCAAGGGCGGCAGCCCATACGGAGCTGGCACCTTCGCCAGCGCCGATGGCAGCAGAATGCCCAGCGATGCCGAGCTTGCCTTGGCGGCGCACCAGGGAAAGTACTTTGCCGGGATCGCTAAGAAGCTCAAGGCCGTCTGA